Proteins from a single region of Arctopsyche grandis isolate Sample6627 chromosome 1, ASM5162203v2, whole genome shotgun sequence:
- the TH1 gene encoding negative elongation factor complex member TH1 produces the protein MPTQYGEGRGWEGANHTPHPHPHPHPHPHPPNPAASTHPTTTADQHVFEEDDNEEAIENPAEVLQECLEKFTTSDYIMEPGIFAQLKKYFQAGGNPEQVIEQLSLNYSAIAQMANLLAEWLILGGVKVTEVQAMVENHLKDMILKTFDPKKADTIFTEEGETPAWLTEMIEHPTWRSLIYRLAEEYPDCLMLNFTIKLISDAGFQGEITSISTAAQQIEVFSRVLKTAISGFLQSTDDWQTSVQECAKMVCHGQHTYVYSQVLIHILAQEPRGGAIMKRLSQEITRCAQQSHHDVTPITMALNGAAAFPQACEALSSMLSRNALNPADISVLYRNYNLQEPPPIDLIRTPQFLELLVDSLFKPGVKLNPEHKPKYMYLLAFAASVSETSNRKGPVKRTINKDELKSTIQAIEKVHTICNIEKGSTELTAEVNTLYTCIKIPVVGVGIIRWVECTVTEASYFKLCTEHCPIHLALLDEVASCHPLLHHKLLKLLIQLFETPQEELEILVQLELRKMLLDRMVNLLSRGCVVPVLKYIKDCWQRDDTDISLIRYFVTEVLDAIAPPYTQEFVQLVLPMVENEEITGTMRAEGENDPVSEFIVHCKARYTTI, from the exons ATGCCAACTCAATATGGCGAGGGTCGTGGCTGGGAAGGCGCAAATCACACCCCCCATCCCCATCCCCATCCCCATCCCCATCCTCATCCTCCAAACCCGGCAGCTTCAACACACCCCACCACTACTGCAGATCAACACGTCTTTGAG GAGGATGACAACGAAGAAGCTATTGAAAATCCGGCGGAAGTTCTTCAAGAATGTTTGGAGAAATTCACAACGTCTGATTACATTATGGAGCCGGGAATTTTCGCACAGTTGAAGAAATACTTCCAAGCTGGTGGAAATCCTGAGCAGGTCATTGAACAGCTGTCGCTTAACTACAGTGCCATAGCCCAAATGGCAAATTTGCTCGCCGAGTGGCTCATTTTAGGAG GTGTCAAAGTTACCGAAGTTCAAGCGATGGTCGAGAATCATTTGAAAGATATGATTTTGAAGACGTTCGATCCTAAAAAGGCTGATACTATATTCACGGAGGAGGGAGAG ACACCTGCCTGGTTGACTGAAATGATCGAACATCCTACGTGGCGTTCGTTGATTTATCGACTCGCTGAAGAATATCCTGACTGcttaatgttaaattttactattaag CTCATATCTGATGCTGGTTTCCAAGGAGAAATAACAAGTATATCAACGGCTGCGCAACAAATTGAAGTATTTTCAAGAGTATTAAAAACGGCTATTTCTGGATTTTTGCAAAGTACTGATGATTGGCAAACGAGTGTTCAGGAATGCGcc AAAATGGTGTGTCATGGAcaacatacgtatgtgtatagtcaagttttaatacacattttagCTCAGGAGCCACGAGGAGGTGCAATAATGAAGCGACTCTCGCAAGAAATAACACGTTGTGCACAACAGAG tcATCATGACGTTACTCCGATTACGATGGCGTTGAACGGAGCCGCAGCCTTTCCGCAAGCGTGTGAAGCCTTAAGTTCGATGCTCTCCAGAAACGCTTTGAATCCAGCCGACATATCGGTTCTATACCGGAACTATAATCTACAAGAACCGCCTCCGATTGATCTCATTAGAACACCTCAATTTTTAG AATTGCTCGTCGATTCGCTGTTCAAACCCGGAGTCAAGTTAAACCCCGAGCACAAGCCGAAGTATATGTATCTCCTCGCATTCGCCGCCAGCGTTTCCGAAACGTCCAACAGAAAAGGACCCGTTAAAAGAACGATCAACAAAGACGAGTTAAAGTCGACGATACAGGCCATCGAGAAGGTCCACACTATATGTAACATTGAAAAAGGCTCGACCGAACTGACGGCTGAAGTCAACACGCTGTATACTTGCATCAA GATTCCCGTGGTCGGTGTGGGCATCATCAGGTGGGTCGAGTGCACCGTTACAGAGGCGTCGTACTTCAAACTGTGCACGGAACATTGTCCGATTCATTTGGCACTGTTGGACGAGGTCGCCAGCTGTCATCCGCTGCTCCATCACAAGTTGCTCAAACTGCTGATTCAATTGTTCGAAACGCCGCAAGAAGAGTTGGAAATTTTAGTACAA CTGGAGTTGCGTAAGATGCTGTTGGATCGTATGGTGAATTTGCTTAGCCGAGGATGTGTCGTGCCCGTTCTGAAGTACATCAAAGACTGTTGGCAGAGGGACGATACCGATATATCGCTCATTCGGTATTTTGTAACAGAG GTTCTCGACGCAATTGCTCCTCCGTATACCCAGGAGTTTGTTCAGTTGGTGTTGCCGATGGTTGAAAACGAAGAGATCACCGGCACGATGCGGGCTGAAGGCGAAAACGATCCCGTTTCGGAATTCATTG TTCATTGTAAAGCGAGATATACTACAATCTAA
- the Ciz1 gene encoding ciz1 zinc finger protein isoform X1, translated as MSSRGRGYGSRGGYGTRGGGYTSYRGGSTYRGGGGGRGPYSDRGGRGGYAYTGDKYNSAGGGGGERYASGRNDRSDDMGFKRPYRSDGPGNYGSREHLGRMSPDRKRMRLEESAGPRRSHEGNHYGSRRDSYSNERRGFVEQRRSPSRDNSYRKNTTMSSPRSPPGIRPRISRGVRNSAPIRRSFRGRPMRSTRGTFRGTSRLRAYPHKSSLIHPRSLYQIRKQPKVRSVLKAKRGSATSSEVEMEESWPTEEKTEVQEEPQEAAPKSPVVKEGEADEEATDKEAVDAASGDEQEVLPRSKVTGRSFIRLTCPHCREKCITFKLYARHLQSYKHRHVMDDVASKLKFMLQRMRIVQRNAQRVLEDSGSVELTDSALFCQLCKLNHRTSRQEHNRSECHRNIKKFLTPYCRICKVALRSPMLYEHHICSLDHIKNKARVDIKTSKSAKPSENQSGDEGMDVDLDNFMTLDSVGDVDEVEDDDSAGEKKNEDGTEKPKVEINVGCEHVKKVEVFYCELCKTYLPRGEDQIVLRFHCRQRNHLSRYVRFRDDRTLRRQAERIHRNYQQAKEGVQEVQKEATSTDANTSGEASATAAKAPQTVPKENGGANVTIDEETEGDDKWADDVDKEIGDLLRDVSQPDKYSDDEEDSNIGRYDRFRKSDKKSELNDSAAAAETTALDTSTVSLEPQSTPAAVVEPAVKQ; from the exons ATGTCTTCACGCGGGAGAGGGTATGGATCTCGTGGTGGATACGGCACCCGAGGAGGTGGCTACACTTCGTACAGGGGTGGCTCCACTTACAGAGGGGGCGGCGGCGGCCGTGGACCTTACAGCGATCGCGGCGGACGAGGTGGCTATGCCTACACCGGAGACAAATACAACTCTGCCGGGGGAGGCGGGGGCGAAAGATACGCGTCCGGTAGGAATGATAGATCTGACGACATGGGTTTCAAGAGACCGTACAGATCG GATGGTCCGGGGAACTACGGTTCTCGAGAGCACTTGGGTCGAATGTCTCCCGATAGGAAGCGAATGCGCTTAGAG GAATCAGCTGGGCCAAGGCGAAGTCATGAAGGCAATCACTACGGCAGCCGTCGCGACTCTTATTCAAACGAGCGAAGAGGCTTTGTCGAGCAAAGGCGTTCGCCGAGCAGAGACAATAGCTATCGCAAAAATACGACTATGTCATCGCCGCGCAGCCCGCCAGGAATACGCCCCCGTATCTCGAGGGGCGTGAGAAATAGCGCTCCGATACGCCGCTCGTTCCGAGGCCGGCCGATGCGCTCCACCAGAGGAACCTTCCGCGGCACGTCCCGGCTGAGAGCATACCCTCACAAATCGTCGCTCATACACCCGCGCTCCCTCTATCAGATCCGTAAACAGCCCAAAGTGCGAAG TGTACTGAAGGCCAAACGTGGTTCCGCCACATCCAGCGAGGTTGAGATGGAAGAGAGTTGGCCGACCGAAGAGAAAACCGAGGTTCAAGAAGAACCTCAGGAAGCCGCTCCCAAATCACCCGTCGTTAAG GAAGGCGAAGCTGACGAAGAAGCCACCGATAAAGAGGCCGTCGACGCTGCATCCGGCGACGAACAAGAAGTATTACCAAGATCTAAAGTCACCGGTCGATCCTTCATACGTCTCACGTGCCCTCACTGTCGTGAAAAATGTATCACCTTCAAG CTTTACGCGAGGCATTTGCAATCGTATAAGCACCGACACGTTATGGACGACGTCGCTTCCAAGCTAAAATTCATGCTGCAACGAATGCGCATCGTTCAGCGTAACGCTCAAAGGGTACTCGAAGACAGCGGCTCCGTCGAATTGACCGACTCCGCTCTATTCTGCCAGCTGTGCAAGCTGAACCATCGCACCTCTCGCCAGGAGCATAACCGATCCGAGTGTCATCGGAACATTAAAAAATTCCTCACACCGTACTGTAGGATATGCAAAGTCGCACTGCGTTCGCCCATGCTGTATGAGCATCACATATGCTCGTTGGATCATATCAag aaTAAAGCTCGTGTTGATATAAAGACGTCGAAGAGTGCGAAGCCGTCTGAGAATCAGAGTGGCGACGAAGGAATGGATGTAGATTTGGATAATTTTATGACGTTGGATTCAGTAGGAGATGTAGAcg AGGTGGAAGATGATGATAGTGCGGGTGAGAAAAAGAACGAAGACGGTACCGAGAAACCCAAGGTTGAAATAAACGTCGGATGTGAGCATGTTAAAAAAGTCGAA gtcTTCTATTGCGAACTTTGCAAGACATACTTGCCAAGGGGCGAAGATCAGATTGTGTTACGGTTTCACTGTCGCCAGCGAAATCATCTCAGTCGGTATGTGCGCTTCAGAGACGATCGAACATTGCGTCGCCAAGCTGAACGCATACACCGCAACTACCAGCAGGCTAAAGAAGGCGTTCAAG AAGTTCAAAAAGAAGCAACAAGTACTGATGCAAATACTAGCGGTGAAGCGAGTGCTACAGCTGCAAAAGCACCTCAAACTGTACCGAAAGAAAACGGCGGTGCTAATGTGACAATTGACGAGGAGACGGAAGGCGACGATAAATGGGCGGACGATGTCGACAAAGAAATCGGAGACTTACTACGCGACGTCAGCCAGCCTGACAAATATAGCGATGACGAGGAAGATTCCAATATTGGAAG GTATGACCGCTTCAGAAAATCTGACAAAAAGTCGGAATTGAACGACAGTGCAGCTGCTGCAGAGACTACAGCGTTAGACACGTCCACTGTCAGTCTGGAACCTCAATCAACTCCGGCTGCAGTCGTCGAACCTGCCGTGAAgcaataa
- the Ciz1 gene encoding ciz1 zinc finger protein isoform X2, with amino-acid sequence MSSRGRGYGSRGGYGTRGGGYTSYRGGSTYRGGGGGRGPYSDRGGRGGYAYTGDKYNSAGGGGGERYASGRNDRSDDMGFKRPYRSDGPGNYGSREHLGRMSPDRKRMRLEESAGPRRSHEGNHYGSRRDSYSNERRGFVEQRRSPSRDNSYRKNTTMSSPRSPPGIRPRISRGVRNSAPIRRSFRGRPMRSTRGTFRGTSRLRAYPHKSSLIHPRSLYQIRKQPKVRSVLKAKRGSATSSEVEMEESWPTEEKTEVQEEPQEAAPKSPVVKEGEADEEATDKEAVDAASGDEQEVLPRSKVTGRSFIRLTCPHCREKCITFKLYARHLQSYKHRHVMDDVASKLKFMLQRMRIVQRNAQRVLEDSGSVELTDSALFCQLCKLNHRTSRQEHNRSECHRNIKKFLTPYCRICKVALRSPMLYEHHICSLDHIKNKARVDIKTSKSAKPSENQSGDEGMDVDLDNFMTLDSVGDVDEVEDDDSAGEKKNEDGTEKPKVEINVGCEHVKKVEVFYCELCKTYLPRGEDQIVLRFHCRQRNHLSRYVRFRDDRTLRRQAERIHRNYQQAKEGVQEVQKEATSTDANTSGEASATAAKAPQTVPKENGGANVTIDEETEGDDKWADDVDKEIGDLLRDVSQPDKYSDDEEDSNIGRKSDKKSELNDSAAAAETTALDTSTVSLEPQSTPAAVVEPAVKQ; translated from the exons ATGTCTTCACGCGGGAGAGGGTATGGATCTCGTGGTGGATACGGCACCCGAGGAGGTGGCTACACTTCGTACAGGGGTGGCTCCACTTACAGAGGGGGCGGCGGCGGCCGTGGACCTTACAGCGATCGCGGCGGACGAGGTGGCTATGCCTACACCGGAGACAAATACAACTCTGCCGGGGGAGGCGGGGGCGAAAGATACGCGTCCGGTAGGAATGATAGATCTGACGACATGGGTTTCAAGAGACCGTACAGATCG GATGGTCCGGGGAACTACGGTTCTCGAGAGCACTTGGGTCGAATGTCTCCCGATAGGAAGCGAATGCGCTTAGAG GAATCAGCTGGGCCAAGGCGAAGTCATGAAGGCAATCACTACGGCAGCCGTCGCGACTCTTATTCAAACGAGCGAAGAGGCTTTGTCGAGCAAAGGCGTTCGCCGAGCAGAGACAATAGCTATCGCAAAAATACGACTATGTCATCGCCGCGCAGCCCGCCAGGAATACGCCCCCGTATCTCGAGGGGCGTGAGAAATAGCGCTCCGATACGCCGCTCGTTCCGAGGCCGGCCGATGCGCTCCACCAGAGGAACCTTCCGCGGCACGTCCCGGCTGAGAGCATACCCTCACAAATCGTCGCTCATACACCCGCGCTCCCTCTATCAGATCCGTAAACAGCCCAAAGTGCGAAG TGTACTGAAGGCCAAACGTGGTTCCGCCACATCCAGCGAGGTTGAGATGGAAGAGAGTTGGCCGACCGAAGAGAAAACCGAGGTTCAAGAAGAACCTCAGGAAGCCGCTCCCAAATCACCCGTCGTTAAG GAAGGCGAAGCTGACGAAGAAGCCACCGATAAAGAGGCCGTCGACGCTGCATCCGGCGACGAACAAGAAGTATTACCAAGATCTAAAGTCACCGGTCGATCCTTCATACGTCTCACGTGCCCTCACTGTCGTGAAAAATGTATCACCTTCAAG CTTTACGCGAGGCATTTGCAATCGTATAAGCACCGACACGTTATGGACGACGTCGCTTCCAAGCTAAAATTCATGCTGCAACGAATGCGCATCGTTCAGCGTAACGCTCAAAGGGTACTCGAAGACAGCGGCTCCGTCGAATTGACCGACTCCGCTCTATTCTGCCAGCTGTGCAAGCTGAACCATCGCACCTCTCGCCAGGAGCATAACCGATCCGAGTGTCATCGGAACATTAAAAAATTCCTCACACCGTACTGTAGGATATGCAAAGTCGCACTGCGTTCGCCCATGCTGTATGAGCATCACATATGCTCGTTGGATCATATCAag aaTAAAGCTCGTGTTGATATAAAGACGTCGAAGAGTGCGAAGCCGTCTGAGAATCAGAGTGGCGACGAAGGAATGGATGTAGATTTGGATAATTTTATGACGTTGGATTCAGTAGGAGATGTAGAcg AGGTGGAAGATGATGATAGTGCGGGTGAGAAAAAGAACGAAGACGGTACCGAGAAACCCAAGGTTGAAATAAACGTCGGATGTGAGCATGTTAAAAAAGTCGAA gtcTTCTATTGCGAACTTTGCAAGACATACTTGCCAAGGGGCGAAGATCAGATTGTGTTACGGTTTCACTGTCGCCAGCGAAATCATCTCAGTCGGTATGTGCGCTTCAGAGACGATCGAACATTGCGTCGCCAAGCTGAACGCATACACCGCAACTACCAGCAGGCTAAAGAAGGCGTTCAAG AAGTTCAAAAAGAAGCAACAAGTACTGATGCAAATACTAGCGGTGAAGCGAGTGCTACAGCTGCAAAAGCACCTCAAACTGTACCGAAAGAAAACGGCGGTGCTAATGTGACAATTGACGAGGAGACGGAAGGCGACGATAAATGGGCGGACGATGTCGACAAAGAAATCGGAGACTTACTACGCGACGTCAGCCAGCCTGACAAATATAGCGATGACGAGGAAGATTCCAATATTGGAAG AAAATCTGACAAAAAGTCGGAATTGAACGACAGTGCAGCTGCTGCAGAGACTACAGCGTTAGACACGTCCACTGTCAGTCTGGAACCTCAATCAACTCCGGCTGCAGTCGTCGAACCTGCCGTGAAgcaataa